One genomic region from Doryrhamphus excisus isolate RoL2022-K1 chromosome 14, RoL_Dexc_1.0, whole genome shotgun sequence encodes:
- the LOC131101374 gene encoding protein C1orf43-like, with the protein MGESLSGVNVVLVMAYGSLVFVLLFIFVKRQIMRFAMRSRRGPHAPIGHNAPKGLREEIDSSLTKVHEIRFEPRLLLEEDARLRHGSQMSCYNYLYRMKALDAIRDSGIPLQDVCSTPTAFTGRHFRNWLLELRNSHSLIKSSRSALIERLLEGYDSARHGTGVFGEVEFLEYQQALNELADVVKAYSSSTSLDQHHQSAAKDLTGSPARNTPSTIQVTYLPSTGPRSKRPKHFLELKSFKDNYNTLESTL; encoded by the exons ATGGGGGAATCCTTATCAGGGGTTAACGTGGTGCTGGTGATGGCGTACGGCAGCTTG GTGTTCGTGCTGCTGTTCATTTTcgttaaaaggcaaattatGCGTTTTGCAATGAGATCACGCCGCGGCCCGCACGCACCGATTGGCCACAATGCTCCAAAG GGTTTGCGCGAGGAGATCGACTCCAGCTTGACCAAAGTTCATGAGATCCGGTTCGAACCTCGCCTCCTTTTAGAGGAAGACGCCAGGCTGAGGCATGGATCACAAATGA GTTGCTACAACTACCTGTATCGAATGAAAGCCCTGGATGCCATTCGTGACTCAG GAATTCCACTGCAGGACGTATGCAGCACTCCCACTGCCTTCACGGGGAGGCACTTCCGGAATTGGTTGCTGGAGCTTCGCAATTCCCACTCCTTGATCAAGAGCAGCCGAAGCGCACTGATAGAACGCCTCCTGGAGGGCTACGACAGTGCCCGCCATGGCACTGGG GTGTTTGGAGAAGTGGAATTTCTTGAATACCAGCAGGCGCTTAATGAATTAGCTGACGT TGTTAAGGCCTACTCCAGCAGCACCAGCCTGGACCAGCACCACCAGTCAGCAGCCAAAGACCTGACAGGCTCCCCGGCCCGGAACACCCCTTCCACCATCCAGGTCACCTACCTGCCCTCTACCGGGCCACGCAGCAAGAGACCCAAACACTTCCTGGAACTGAAGAGCTTCAAAGACAACTACAACACACTGGAGAGCACTTTGTGA
- the tuft1b gene encoding tuftelin 1b, with translation MGSFWKKMSQAAQGRMLWFGRAHGKCLQDGAAANIREETTTTTTMTGGGMQTVVNGEWDNLRTTTDPCRRRRLALQDHHSNTSEWHGKESSVAVVLPQKPDEQEETPEEEKVEIIKVYLDNRPETTESVRMLTDEVSQIQEVRYCLKTLREQMAARQNSNMKKYPSNGYRLNTPNHRAAVTNGNTIYNHTDDADLVDDNQVQSLREETKRLYAQMKDMESRHREERERLQMDSEDHRFRLAAQSERLQKAEEESEERGRRVEELQRLLANMEAESGDLRDKMAAGEAELLRLKADKGEGGEQRCNDLEKEVAALKEKIHHLDDMLKSQQRKVRHMIEQLQNSRTVLQERDRVIRDLEEKVAFLEAENKEMHDHMDYFLSGHEDPPPLKCAENKPVIIYSKPLTPSSHSNKSLPFIKVIEIKS, from the exons ATGGGGTCTTTTTGGAAGAAGATGAGCCAGGCGGCCCAGGGTAGAATGCTGTGGTTTGGCAGAGCTCACGGCAAATGTTTGCAGGACGGAGCAGCCGCCAACATCCGGGAG GAGACGACGACAACGACGACGATGACCGGTGGCGGGATGCAGACCGTGGTCAACGGAGAGTGGGACAACCTCAGGACCACCACA GACCCTTGCAGGCGGCGTAGACTCGCTCTGCAAGATCACCACAGCAACACCTCAGAGTGGCACGGCAAg GAGAGCAGCGTTGCAGTCGTGTTGCCGCAGAAACCGGACGAGCAGGAAGAAACCCCCGAGGAGGAAAAAGTGGAAATCATCAAA GTGTACCTCGACAACCGTCCCGAGACAACGGAGAGCGTCAGGATGCTGACAGACGAGGTGTCGCAGATCCAGGAG GTGAGGTACTGTCTGAAGACGCTGAGAGAGCAGATGGCAGCCAGACAAAACAGTAACATGAAGAAG TATCCCAGCAATGGCTACAGACTGAACACCCCCAACCACCGAGCAGCTGTCACCAACGGCAACACCATTTACAACCACACGGATGACGCTGAC CTGGTGGATGATAATCAGGTGCAGAGCCTACGGGAGGAAACCAAGCGGCTGTACGCTCAAATGAAGGACATGGAGAGCCGGCAccgagaggagagagagagactgcaG ATGGACTCCGAAGACCACCGCTTCCGTCTCGCCGCGCAGTCTGAGCGTCTCCAGAAGGCGGAGGAAGAGTCCGAGGAGAGAGGGCGTCGGGTTGAGGAGCTGCAGAGGCTGCTGGCGAACATGGAGGCGGAGAGTGGAGACCTGCGGGACAAGATGGCTGCCGGCGAGGCCGAGCTGCTGCGGCTTAAGGCAGACAAGGGAGAAGGAGGGGAGCAGAG GTGTAATGACCTGGAAAAAGAGGTTGCCGCCCTGAAGGAGAAGATCCATCACCTGGACGACATGTTGAAGAGCCAACAGAGGAAAGTGCGCCACATGATTGAGCAG CTGCAGAACTCTCGCACCGTTCTCCAAGAGAGAGATCGAGTCATCAGGGATCTGGAGGAGAAGGTGGCCTTTCTGGAAGCTGAG aacaaagaAATGCATGACCACATGGACTACTTCCTGTCAGGCCATGAGGATCCTCCCCCTCTCAAATGTGCTGAGAACAAGCCAGTGATCATTTACAG CAAACCTCTCACgccatcatcacacagcaacaagtCCCTCCCCTTCATCAAAGTCATTGAGATCAAGTCCTAA